From one Mytilus galloprovincialis chromosome 13, xbMytGall1.hap1.1, whole genome shotgun sequence genomic stretch:
- the LOC143057518 gene encoding uncharacterized protein LOC143057518, translating to MVYFNMLVCLETNGTCSVNEVILDGRKIIKEVCDRSKENEFSLDAWLEEKNLPKSRENLPKWAEVQLKQDLIMNQFLKAKPCNIKTYNENGSKNADVKVTPADHYNSFSCIISKDNKSVECCVNLPFLNTSVRTVFRIIQCRNNLRLEIDNLVHNFKLSEISYGNFYTFGLLGIVNIKYIIDTPSLDTFSFTLNISVCMEPNNDCEFEIEVFKDVVVDQQSCDQAPGFLNPSFSLEDWLASRNTDIGNITDITANDLMTELGLSDYMGWSNICDVNLVPYNGSVNGWNNECANITVPSIKLNKSVVCHITETCDRVTCCAEIPVLKRYIYASVNLRTCDYILDVDLEENHFEFSLINYKWGKQEKVEIHGVLQLVFAIHHIPSEKLFSLDVKIKSCFEGNSSVCLYEYTVMENSQLLYSECDLTVERAPFKGISFDLWQPTECALLTPPNELPP from the exons aattttcacTGGATGCTTGGCTTGAAGAAAAGAACTTACCAAAGTCTAGAGAAAACTTACCAAAATGGGCAGAAGTTCAGCTGAAGCAGGATCTAATAATGAACCAGTTTCTCAAAGCAAAACCTTGCAATATTAAAACTTACAATGAAAATG GTAGTAAGAATGCAGATGTGAAAGTAACACCAGCAGACCACTATAATAGTTTTTCATGCATTATATCAAAAGATAACAAAAGTGTTGAATGTTGTGTTAATCTTCCATTCTTAAACACATCAGTTAGAACAGTGTTCAGAATCATACAATGTAGAAACAACTTGAGACTAGAAATTGACAATTTAGTTCATAATTTTAAGTTGTCAGAAATTTCATATG GTAACTTTTACACCTTTGGACTATTGGGAATAGTGAATATAAA ATACATTATAGATACACCCTCTCTAGATACATTCAGCTTCACTCTAAATATATCTGTTTGTATGGAACCAAATAATGATTGTGAATTTGAGATTGAGGTCTTCAAAGATGTAGTTGTTGATCAGCAAAGTTGTGACCAAGCTCCTGGATTCTTAAACCCAT CATTTTCACTAGAGGACTGGTTAGCTAGTAGAAATACAGACATAGGGAATATAACAGATATTACAGCCAATGATTTGATGACAGAACTTGGTCTCTCTGATTACATGGGGTGGTCAAATATTTGTGATGTCAACCTGGTGCCTTATAATGGATCTGTCAATGGATGGAATAATG aatgtgCTAATATAACAGTACCATCTATCAAGCTGAATAAGAGTGTTGTATGCCACATTACTGAGACTTGTGATAGAGTAACATGCTGTGCTGAAATTCCTGTTCTTAAAAGATACATCTATGCTTCTGTCAATCTCAGGACGTGTGATTATATACTTGACGTAGACCTTGAAGAAAACCACTTTGAGTTCAGCTTGATCAATTATAAATGGG gcaAACAAGAGAAGGTAGAGATCCATGGAGTGTTACAGCTGGT atTTGCTATCCATCACATTCCATCGGAAAAGTTATTCTCATTGGATGTGAAAATCAAGTCATGTTTTGAGGGAAATAGTTCTGTTTGCTTATATGAGTACACAGTTATGGAGAATTCCCAGCTTCTGTACTCAGAGTGTGATCTGACTGTCGAAAGAGCTCCATTCAAAG gAATTTCCTTTGACCTCTGGCAGCCAACAGAATGTGCCTTACTAACACCACCAAATG agttacctccctga